Below is a window of Veillonella rodentium DNA.
GATGGAACGCTTTTCATCAGGAAACGTACAACAGAGCATAGAAATACATCGGTGGGGACAGTGGATCGGTCGTATCCTCGGCGTGTTGGGGTGCGTGCTTTTGGTGCGCTATATGCCGTCCGAATGGGCTGCGCGTTTGTGGTACTATCTACTGCTGCTTTGCATATTGTGGTGGCTCCATGGATTAGGTGAAAGCATCGCTTTCATCTGTGAAAAGGGCCTCGTGTTAAAACGTAGGCCTCTTTCTTTTAGAGAGTACTTTCACAGTCTGTTTAATGGGGATGAGTACTATGTATTTGTCGATTATGATCATATCATCGGGTTTACCGAAGCGTGGCGTGAACTGCAGGCTATGAATCAGCATGGCGGAATTTATGTGATTCCTTTGGATATACAACTCGTATCGTACAAGGATAAAATGGCCATGATGGATGCGATTCACAGAAATTCTTCAAATTAGCTATTTACAACTTTAATGAACTAAAGTATAATACATTCATCAGATAAATTAATTCGTAGTGAAGGTGGGCTATGTGCCCCGTGGAGGCTAATGATGAATTGGAAAAAAGTGATGGTAATCGGTCTTGCAGCGGTATCCATGATGGCTTTCATAAGCGGCTGCGGCAGCGATACGAAAACGAATAACGGCGAACTACCTAAAAAGGTTGTTATCGGTTTGGACGACAGCTTCCCGCCTATGGGCTTTAAAGATGAAAAAGGCGAAATTGTAGGTTTTGATATCGACATGGCAAAAGAAGCGGCTAAACGTGCCGGTATGGACGTGGAATTCAAAGCTATCGACTGGTCCAGCAAGGAAGCGGAATTGAAATCCAAGAAAATCGATGCATTGTGGAATGGTTTAACCATTACTCCGGATCGTGAAAAAAATATTGCATTCTCCAATGTTTATATGAAAGATAAACAATACATCATCGTTCGTAATGACGAAGACAGCATCAAGTCTAAATCCGATCTTGCGGGCAAGGCGGTAGGCGTACAACAGGCCAGCACCGGCGAAAAGGCCTTGACCGATGATCCAAGCGGTAAAACTGTTAAAGAAATTAAATCCTATGCCGATTTCGTAAGTGCGTTTATGGATCTTGGCATCGGCCGTGTCGACGCGGTTATCGCTGACGGTGTTATTGCTCGTTATTTGATGACAAAAGAACCGGGTAAATACAAAATCGTAGAAGGTACCGATTATGGTGTTGATGATTTTGCTGTAGGCTTCCGCAAAGAAGATACTGCATTACGTGAAAAAATCAACGGTATCTTGGCGGAAATGAAAAAAGACGGTACTGCTGATAGATTAGCTGAAAAATGGTTGGGTTCTGGCGCAGACTTAGATAAGAGCGATGCTAAATAGCACGATTCGTGATATACTAATAATGCTATGGTCAGTCTGTACAACTGATAATTAAAGAACGAAATGTACACTAGAGAAGTGGCCGAAAAGCCTCTTCTCTAGTCGTGTTTTGAAGGAGTATTTAATGGATTATTTATTGCAGATTATCCCCGCCATCGCGGATGGGTTGAAGGTAACCGTATCGCTGTTCTTTGTGGTATGGATTTTATCGATTCCGGGCGGTATTCTACTCGCACTATTGCGTTTGTCCAAACTGCCGCTAGTGGATAAAATCGTTGAAGCTTTCGTCTATTTGATGCGTGGCACACCGTTGATGTTACAAATTTTATTCATGTATTATGCGTTGCCAATCATTACGGACGGCGCCATTCAGATGGATGATGCTACAGCGGCCGTTATCACATTTGTGTTGAATTACGCGGCCTATCTCTGTGAAATCTTCCGCGGTGGTATTCAATCCATTTCCCGTGGTCAATATGAAGGGGCGAAGGTACTCGGCTTTACGTATGCACAAACGATGCGTACCATCATACTGCCGCAAATGTTCAAGCGCGTACTGCCTCCGCTGGCTAATGAAACAATCAACTTATTGAAGGATACATCCCTCGTGTACGTCTTGGCGATGAATGACATTCTGCGCATTACGAAATCGATTGTGCAACGGGATTTTGATATTTCCGCCTTTATTGTGGCGGCTGTGTTCTATTTGTTCTTTACCTTTATTTTGACGAATATCTTCAATTATCTGGAAAAACGGTTTTCCGTATATGAAGATTAATCTGTTTCTATAGTAATCTGTCGCAGCTGAGTGTCTGGGTGATTTTTAAGTAAGCTGCTATGTGCTAATATATGCATAGCACGTATACTTGACCACGTGTATATAAACTCGTGTATATCAACCCGGTAAATGCGACTAGTTAAGAGGTAGTTATGGCATTTGTAAACATGGAGCGCATTGAAAAGCGTTTTAACAATCAGCCTGTATTGCGCGATGTGTCGCTCAAGATGAATCGAGGGGAAATCGTATCCATCATCGGCCCTTCCGGTTCCGGGAAATCCACATTTTTGCGATGTTTAGGGCAACTCGAAACCATCGATGGCGGCTCTATTACTGTTGATGGAACCGTTCTTGCGAGTACTGATGAGAGCGGTTCAGTAAAATATGCGGATTCTCAAACTCAACATAACTTACTGTTGCGTATGGGGATGGTATTTCAGTCGTTCAACTTGTTTCCGCATATGACGGTGCTTGACAATATTATGATTGCTCCGCACATGGTCAGAGGCATGAAAAAAGAAGATATCCTGCCGATTGCTGAACGCTTGCTGAATAAGGTCGGGTTATGGGAAAAGCGTAACATGTATCCGTCGCGTTTATCTGGTGGTCAACAGCAACGTGTGGCCATCGCCCGCGCTTTGGCGATGAATCCTGAAATTATGCTTTTTGATGAACCTACATCAGCCCTTGACCCGGAGTTGACCGGAGAGGTATTGAAGACGATTAAACAATTGGCTGATGATCACATGACGATGATTATCGTCACTCATGAAATGAATTTTGCCCGGGAAGTATCGGACCGCGTTATCTTCATGGCGGATGGTGTAATTCAGGAGGAAGGCTCACCGGAACAAATTTTTACGAATCCTCAGTCTCCAAGAACCAAGGCTTTCTTGGATAATATGTTATAAGGAGAAGCTATGAAACTATGTTTTACCGCAGCGTTTATGATTGTGACGGCATTTGTTGGGCCGTTGGCTATGGCGGCAGATACGGAGGCGACGCCTCACGCTATTGTGGAATCGCAAACGGACTCGGCATCTATTTTGCCGGCTCAATATAAATCGTATGCGACAAAGATGAATACGGTTGTAAAGGACTATAAAAACGGATATACTTTTACCATTCCGTGGCGTGTTTCCGACGGTGTCATGGTGGATATGGATGTGCGCAGTGAAAGCGGGCATATTCAGGGGTATTCTTTCAACCTGGCGGGACCGACCCAGGAAGATTCGTATACGGTTTCTTTCACGAAGCGTAACAACACGCCACAGGACGGTGTATCTCAGAAGGAATGGAACACGACTTGGTACGGTGTGCCGATCAAGGGCTTGAGCAATGAGCAATATCTCAGCATTTGGCGTCAGCACAGCGATGTATTTGATGCGAATGATATCGAAGGCGGGTTTTTCGCTAAAAAAGGTGCTACAGCGGCCCGTTGGAACCGGACTACGCCGAAATCCTATGCGGAGATGACCTCTACGGAGTCTGTTCAATCCGTTTTTGAAACGGAGTTTATCATGGATAAGGATCCGACTCATCGATATAATTTGGCCAGCACCTATCCTCCGTTCCAAAAGGACTTTATGGAACAGGGATTGCTCGAAACGACGATACCGTCATTTGAGTTATTGAATCGCAAGAGCGGCTCAGGTACCATTAAAGGTGTACAGAAAATGCTCGCCGGTACGAGTGATATCAACGTAGTGGAAGGAATTAAATTTACATATCCGAAGGGATTTACACGGATTAACGAAAAAGGGAAAATAGCGTTTGCCAAGAACAACGTGCGACTAGATATCGAGTCTTTCACAATTCCTGTACAGGCGGTCAGCTCGGGTGTGCCGACGATGATGGGGAAACAGATGCTGGGCGATTACTATGTGAAGCAGCTGGTGGAAGTGAATAAGGCCACGATTTCACGATATGAAACGCATATCGTAGACGGAAACGTAATGTTCTACATTACGGGACACATGAAAAATCCGAATACGGCCGATACATCCGCGGCGGCACAGGTGTCCTTCGGAGCGACCATTATTCTCGGTAATGAAGGCAATGTGGCCGTGGCTCGCATGATCGGACCTGCGGGCGTAACACTGGCGACACCTGAATTTATCGACATTTTGGACGGTTTTAAATTGACTACGACATTGAATACAAATCAATCATCTCAAGTATTATGATATGCAGAAATTTGTATTATTTGCATAATTTTTAAAAATCTGTGCTATAATGAGTATAAATCCTCTGGGAAAAAAGAGGAGTTTTCCTTGTTTGTCTAGAATATAGTAATATAGGCTAAACAATCTTTGATCATATCCCCTTTGAGGGATTAGGAATAGGAGGGGTTATTATGGTTACCTACAAAACTATTGTCGTACCTACAGACGGCTCTGAAAATGCTAAGCGCGCATTGGAACATGCTCTCGCTGTAGCGGATCGCAACCACGCTGAATTGATTGTTGTTCACGTTGCTAATATTGTGTCTGCTATTTCCAATTTTGATCAAACACCGATTTCAGGCGGTTATGTGTCCGAACAAATTGCTGAGGATATGGAGGAAACCGGTAAGGAAATCTTGAATGATGTAGTGAAAGGAATCCCTGCAGGCGTTAAGGTTAAAAGTGTATTTGAAGTCGGTTCTCCTGGACCTGCATTGCTCGCTGTGGCAAAGAAATACAATGCGGATCTTATCGTAATGGGCAGTCGTGGTCTCGGACCATTGAAAGGCTTATTTATGGGTAGTGTAAGCAGCTATGTGACCAGCCACTCCACATGCCCGGTATTAATTATTAAATAATAACTGTCATAAGATTGTTATAAATAAATTACATAAAAAGGCTTTGTTCTATGAACAAAGCCTTTTTTTTTGTATAATATATCTATAATATATAGAAAGGGGATACCGATGGGGGACACAAAAGAATCTTTAATCAAGTTAGCAGAACTATTCAAAATCCTTGGTGATCCGACACGCCTTACAATAGTGGAATTATTGCTGGATAATGAAATGTGCGTCAATCATATTGCTGAGACGATGGGAATGGGACAATCCGCCATATCTCATCAGTTACGCGTGTTGCGTCAGGCACGACTTGTTACATATCGTAAAGAAGGTAAGACAGTGTATTATTCCCTCGATGATGATCACGTGGAAGGCCTTGTGCGAATGGGGATGGAACATGTGGCGCATCAATAAAGACTGATTTCAATATAGAAGATTGATATGTAAAGTTTTTGAATACGGTATAAAAAAACACATCTCGTCGATTGTACGAGATGTGTTTTTGTTAGTATAGCGGAAATAAATAATATGCCAATGTGATAAATATAGGCATGGTTACTGCCGAAAGAATAGTAGAGCCCATGACGACCTGTGTTGCATATTCCGGATTATTTTTCATTTCGATGGCGATGAGGGCCATATTGATAGCGCTCGGTACGCTGTATGTGATGACGAGTGTTTGCGCCGCAATGGGGTGCATTGGGCCGTAGAACAGGATAAAGCATACGGTTACAGCTGCTGCGAGAAGTGGGCTTACGATGAGTCGTAAGCTGCTTGCCAACAAAACATCAGATTTGAAGAAATTCAACGGTGTTCTATTGATTTGTACACCTAAAGCGAGCATCGCGATGCCCACAAAGGCTTGTGCGAATATCGTGAGCGGTGCGTAAGCGAAGACATTGTGCAAGTCATAAGGCAGCAGTTTACATAGAAGTGCCAGGGGTACAGCGTAGACCATGGGCATGTGAAACACGACTCTGAGCGCATCTCGTGAGCTCAATCGGCCGGCGCCGGCCTGGTAGAATCCGAAAGTGTTGCTCGTGATGGTTTGAATGACCATGATCGATACGACACTTAGAATACCGAGGTCGGCATAGGGGGCGGTTCCGTTGATTACATAAGGGATATTGCTGAATACGAAGAGTGCCAGTGCTACACCCATGTTACCGCAGTTATTGAACATGACGCAGTTTTTTAGGGTCGCTGTCTTGGCGATGTCGTATTCGTTTAGACGGCCGACAATATCTGAAACGATATAGTTCAGTATGAGTACACAAATGGCACAAAGTACGATTTCCAATGTACTCCATGAAAACTTGGCTTCATATAGGGCTTTAAAGACGAAAGCCGGTAGCAGTATATAGAAATTGAGTTTGCTCAATGTATATAAATCGAGCTTGAATTTTCTATCTAATACATATCCCATGCCGATGAGCATAAATATAGGGACCATGGAATTGATAAAAATATGGCCTATTAATTCGAATAGATTCATCATCTCACCTGGAGTTTCTTTACTGGTATGATATAAAATATGACGATTTGAGCATGAATGTATACATTTGTTATACAGGTCTGGCGCCATATAGATGCTATAATATTTATCTATTATTATCATATCATAGTACGTATATTTTGGGGCCCTAAATTTTATCCATTATTCGTGCTTATGATATACATTACTGGTATTTATGTATAGTAGTGTGAAAGTATACCGCCAAAGAGAAATTTTTATAGTATAATATGAGCATATTGTATGTTGTATAAGTATCACCGTCGAAGATGCCATGGTTTTCATGGAATGGAGCGATATGGGATACGCAGGAGGAATCATGAAGAAAATTCTGGCACTGTTAATGAGTATTTGCATGATTGCATTTTTGGCAGGCTGCGGTAATGACAACGGCAAAACTGCAGATTCAGAGAAGCCGAGTACATCCGAAAAAATTACCGTTCAAGCGGCGGCGAGTCTCAAAGGGGCCCTTACCGAATTGGCGGATACGTATAAGAAGGACCGTCATTTAGCGGATGATCAAATTGCTGTTAACTTTGCAGGCTCCGGTACATTGCGTCAACAAATTGAACAGGGCGCACCGGCAAGTCTATTTATTTCTGCGGACGAGAAAAACATGAAAATGTTACAGGAAAAGGACCTTGTAACTGATGTGAAACCGTTTGTTACCAATGAGTTGGTTCTCGTTGTACCGAAAGGTCAACCTCAAATCAGCTTGGATCAAATCACGACGGTAAAACGTATAGTGTTGGGTACCCCTGAAACAGTTCCGGCCGGCAACTACGGTAAACAGGTATTAACAAAAATGGGCGTATGGGAGCAAGTTGAACCGAATGTAGTGTATGCAAAAGACGTTAAATCTGTAACCGCATCTATCAGTCGGGGCGCCGGAGATGCAGGTTTTATTTATAAAACCGATGCTATCGCCGCAGGCGATGCGGTGCAAATTGCGGCGGTAACACCTGTGGATTCTCATGATCCCGTTATTTATCCTATCGGCATCATTAAGAAATATGATAATGCATTGGCAAAAGACTTCTATCAATATGTGATGAGCGACGAAGGTAAAAAGATATTGGAAAAATACGGTTTTTATACCGGTAAATAAATTTAAGACGCTGGCTTTGAGGGCTGGCGTTTTATTATGGTAGAATGAATGTAATATGTATAATGTAATATGTATGTTAAGAAAGGGGGCACTTATGAGTCCTTTATGGTTGTCTATCTGGGTGGCGAGTCTTGCCCTCATATTTGTTATTATCGGAGGTTTGATTACCTGCTTCTTGATGAATCAATGCCGATGGAACGGCGTTGCTGTTATTGATGCGATTCTTACCCTGCCTCTTGTATTACCGCCCGTAGTTGTAGGTTTTGCACTGCTTATGATATTTACACCCGGTTATGCTTTTGGGGCTTGGCTTGAAAGCCACGGCTTAGGCATCGTATTTTCCGCGGCCGGTGCCGTCGTGGCATCCTCTGTCATCGCTTTTCCGTTATTTTATCAGACGGTGCGTTCCGCGTTGCAGTCCGTGGATCATAATATGGAGGATGTGGCACGTACATTAGGTGCATCGGAATTACGTATCTTCTTTACCATATCGATTCCGTTAGCGTGGAAAGGTATTTTGACGGGCAGTATTCTTGCTTTCTGTCGTGCCATGGGCGAGTTTGGCGCTACCATTTTGATTGCGGGCAATATTCCGGGATTTACGCGCACGATGCCGCTTGCGATTTATTCATATGTAGAGGCGGGACAGTATATGGACGCTTTTGAACTGGTTATTTATATCTGTGTACTTACATTGGCTTTGTTGAGCGGTATTCACATTCTCACTAAAGGCGCCTTATTCCGCCAAATCAATCATAATTAAGGAGAGGAGACTATGGTGATTTTTTCTTTTTCGGTGGTCAGACCTTCTATTATTGTGAAAGCTGACGGAGTTTTACCGAATGGAATTACGGTTTTGACGGGTCGGTCCGGCAGTGGTAAAAGTACTTTTATTAAGTGTATTGCAGGCTTGGTAAAGCCTACAACGGGAATCATTCGATATGATGCGACCACATGGGCGGATAGAGATCAAAAGATTTGGGTACCGACGCAAGATCGTCGAGTAGGATACATGCCGCAAGGTAATATTGTATTTCCTCATTTATCGGTGGAGAACAATATTAAATACAGCAAACGTGGTACGTCTGAAATGTGTGAGAAACTATTGAAGCGATTGGGACTTGAAAGGTATCGCCATACAAAGGCGGGACAGTTATCCGGCGGTGAGCAGCAACGAGTCGCATTGGGCCGAGCTCTTTTCTCGAAGCCGACGATACTGTTGCTGGATGAACCGTTGTCGGCGCTTGACTGGACTCTGCGTAAACATGTACGGGAGGATTCGATAGCTATCATTCGAGAGTGGAATGTACCGTGCATATGGGTTACGCATGATGAAAGTGAAGCAGAAATGGTGGGGGATAGGCACTGGATTTGTGAAGATGGTACTGTTATCATCAACTAAAATTTAAAACGGACAAAAATAACACACAGTGTATAAAAATTTGAAATTTATGCACTGTGATTTTTTGTCTAAAAAGGTCTTATCATGTTATCTGATTTCCTGATTTTAAATCCTAAAATTTTTATCCTATAAAGCTTTGGAATTAAATATTAGATGAAGTTTAAAAAAAGCATTGTGATTTTTATTACAAATGAATAGCGGTCGATTATAGATGAAAAGAGGCTTCATAAATTCCTGTAAAAATGGTGAATATACATCTGTATAAAAAAATATACGTAGTGGAAGTTGACACATAAATGAGAACGGAGTAATATCCTACTTGAAACATATGAAATAAAAATATTATAAAACACATTTAATTAATATGAATTAGAAAGGAGTCTTATCATGGCTATTTCAAAAGAATTAAAAGAAGAATTGATTGTAGATTATCCTATATTTATAGAAAATACGAGAAAATTCTATAATAAGGAAATATCTGTACAAGATTATAAGGGGTTATCCGGTCCATTTGGCAGCTATGCAGAAAAAGGTGCTGATTCAGGAATGAGTCGGTGGCGTTTCCCCGGTGGTGTATTGGATCAAGATAAAATTCGTTTCACCGCTAATGCAATTCGTCGTTATGATTTGAAAGTACCTCATTTTACAACTGGACAATGTATTCAATTTCATAATTTAGATGGTGAAACTATCATTAAGCTGTTTGCCGAATGTCATAGCCATGGTATTTATAATCGTGGGGCGGGCGGAGATCATCCGAGAAATACGGCAGCTTCCCCATTATTAGGATTACAGAAGGATGAACAATGGG
It encodes the following:
- a CDS encoding amino acid ABC transporter substrate-binding protein; the protein is MNWKKVMVIGLAAVSMMAFISGCGSDTKTNNGELPKKVVIGLDDSFPPMGFKDEKGEIVGFDIDMAKEAAKRAGMDVEFKAIDWSSKEAELKSKKIDALWNGLTITPDREKNIAFSNVYMKDKQYIIVRNDEDSIKSKSDLAGKAVGVQQASTGEKALTDDPSGKTVKEIKSYADFVSAFMDLGIGRVDAVIADGVIARYLMTKEPGKYKIVEGTDYGVDDFAVGFRKEDTALREKINGILAEMKKDGTADRLAEKWLGSGADLDKSDAK
- a CDS encoding amino acid ABC transporter permease, which gives rise to MDYLLQIIPAIADGLKVTVSLFFVVWILSIPGGILLALLRLSKLPLVDKIVEAFVYLMRGTPLMLQILFMYYALPIITDGAIQMDDATAAVITFVLNYAAYLCEIFRGGIQSISRGQYEGAKVLGFTYAQTMRTIILPQMFKRVLPPLANETINLLKDTSLVYVLAMNDILRITKSIVQRDFDISAFIVAAVFYLFFTFILTNIFNYLEKRFSVYED
- a CDS encoding amino acid ABC transporter ATP-binding protein, with translation MAFVNMERIEKRFNNQPVLRDVSLKMNRGEIVSIIGPSGSGKSTFLRCLGQLETIDGGSITVDGTVLASTDESGSVKYADSQTQHNLLLRMGMVFQSFNLFPHMTVLDNIMIAPHMVRGMKKEDILPIAERLLNKVGLWEKRNMYPSRLSGGQQQRVAIARALAMNPEIMLFDEPTSALDPELTGEVLKTIKQLADDHMTMIIVTHEMNFAREVSDRVIFMADGVIQEEGSPEQIFTNPQSPRTKAFLDNML
- a CDS encoding universal stress protein; translation: MVTYKTIVVPTDGSENAKRALEHALAVADRNHAELIVVHVANIVSAISNFDQTPISGGYVSEQIAEDMEETGKEILNDVVKGIPAGVKVKSVFEVGSPGPALLAVAKKYNADLIVMGSRGLGPLKGLFMGSVSSYVTSHSTCPVLIIK
- a CDS encoding ArsR/SmtB family transcription factor → MGDTKESLIKLAELFKILGDPTRLTIVELLLDNEMCVNHIAETMGMGQSAISHQLRVLRQARLVTYRKEGKTVYYSLDDDHVEGLVRMGMEHVAHQ
- a CDS encoding AEC family transporter translates to MNLFELIGHIFINSMVPIFMLIGMGYVLDRKFKLDLYTLSKLNFYILLPAFVFKALYEAKFSWSTLEIVLCAICVLILNYIVSDIVGRLNEYDIAKTATLKNCVMFNNCGNMGVALALFVFSNIPYVINGTAPYADLGILSVVSIMVIQTITSNTFGFYQAGAGRLSSRDALRVVFHMPMVYAVPLALLCKLLPYDLHNVFAYAPLTIFAQAFVGIAMLALGVQINRTPLNFFKSDVLLASSLRLIVSPLLAAAVTVCFILFYGPMHPIAAQTLVITYSVPSAINMALIAIEMKNNPEYATQVVMGSTILSAVTMPIFITLAYYLFPLY
- the modA gene encoding molybdate ABC transporter substrate-binding protein, giving the protein MKKILALLMSICMIAFLAGCGNDNGKTADSEKPSTSEKITVQAAASLKGALTELADTYKKDRHLADDQIAVNFAGSGTLRQQIEQGAPASLFISADEKNMKMLQEKDLVTDVKPFVTNELVLVVPKGQPQISLDQITTVKRIVLGTPETVPAGNYGKQVLTKMGVWEQVEPNVVYAKDVKSVTASISRGAGDAGFIYKTDAIAAGDAVQIAAVTPVDSHDPVIYPIGIIKKYDNALAKDFYQYVMSDEGKKILEKYGFYTGK
- the modB gene encoding molybdate ABC transporter permease subunit, with amino-acid sequence MSPLWLSIWVASLALIFVIIGGLITCFLMNQCRWNGVAVIDAILTLPLVLPPVVVGFALLMIFTPGYAFGAWLESHGLGIVFSAAGAVVASSVIAFPLFYQTVRSALQSVDHNMEDVARTLGASELRIFFTISIPLAWKGILTGSILAFCRAMGEFGATILIAGNIPGFTRTMPLAIYSYVEAGQYMDAFELVIYICVLTLALLSGIHILTKGALFRQINHN
- a CDS encoding ATP-binding cassette domain-containing protein, whose translation is MVIFSFSVVRPSIIVKADGVLPNGITVLTGRSGSGKSTFIKCIAGLVKPTTGIIRYDATTWADRDQKIWVPTQDRRVGYMPQGNIVFPHLSVENNIKYSKRGTSEMCEKLLKRLGLERYRHTKAGQLSGGEQQRVALGRALFSKPTILLLDEPLSALDWTLRKHVREDSIAIIREWNVPCIWVTHDESEAEMVGDRHWICEDGTVIIN